From a region of the Saccharomyces paradoxus chromosome IV, complete sequence genome:
- the PAR32 gene encoding Par32p (similar to YDL173W), producing the protein MATFNPHNEMENQARVQEYKVSTGRGGAGNIHKSMSKPSPVLLPLKSNSKPAANNNNNGSTQEKVPRFAIGRGGAGNIFHDPHLTRSAQQLDSNDNINYNDVIDDIDDYISPITSDMVDEDGPNAVTNTRSRISATRSHQSLHASTSSPNNKAPIVVGRGGAGNIFFNKKKVSSNGGNEEDEIRGGNVEDEDTINANEDNLFVVTSNGNALAAIKSTSKKPKNKHKGKSVPEKFAIGRGGAGNIISPKSSRNTINHNSNDDDEDEVNLKDDNSKEKKKKKKKKKSGFFNSLKTMFN; encoded by the coding sequence ATGGCTACGTTCAACCCCCATAACGAGATGGAGAACCAGGCACGTGTACAGGAGTACAAGGTTTCCACCGGCAGAGGCGGAGCCGGCAACATCCATAAGTCTATGTCCAAGCCGTCTCCCGTACTTCTTCCTTTGAAATCCAACTCAAAGCCAGCAGcaaacaacaacaacaatgggAGCACACAGGAAAAGGTTCCGCGTTTTGCAATTGGCAGGGGCGGTGCTGGCAATATCTTTCATGATCCGCACCTGACGAGATCCGCCCAACAACTAGACTCCAACGATAATATCAACTATAACGATGTGATTGATGACATTGACGATTATATCTCCCCTATAACTTCAGATATGGTCGATGAAGATGGGCCAAACGCGGTGACAAACACCAGGTCTCGTATCAGCGCGACAAGGAGCCACCAATCTTTGCACGCTTCCACTTCGTCTCCCAACAACAAGGCCCCAATTGTCGTTGGTAGAGGCGGGGCAGgaaacattttctttaacaaaaagaaggtaTCCAGCAATGGTGGAAACGAAGAGGACGAGATACGAGGCGGTAATGTTGAGGATGAGGATACGATCAATGCAAACGAGGACAATTTGTTCGTGGTGACTTCGAACGGCAATGCATTGGCGGCAATAAAGTCTACATCCAAGAAACCCAAAAATAAGCACAAGGGCAAAAGCGTGCCGGAAAAATTTGCCATTGGAAGAGGCGGCGCTGGGAACATAATTTCGCCCAAGTCGAGCAGGAACACTATAAACCACAACTCaaacgatgatgatgaggatgaagTTAATCTGAAAGACGACAatagtaaagaaaagaagaagaagaagaagaaaaagaaatcggggtttttcaattctttgaaaactATGTTTAATTGA